A genomic region of Venturia canescens isolate UGA chromosome 9, ASM1945775v1, whole genome shotgun sequence contains the following coding sequences:
- the LOC122416381 gene encoding uncharacterized protein yields MFFGEIDPNNKEIENSNLFYFMRTSEEGIPAFESYEDCNKRITNYLIVGSLNGNLLPAMNMLLVHAFKPLVENQYRGLGVAQQHIEEIHSGTKSDETPMGRANATLSTMIDNQV; encoded by the exons ATGTTTTTCGGTGAAATCGATCCGAACAATAAGGAAATCGagaattcaaatttattttatttcatgagAACGAGCGAGGAGGGAATTCCAGCGTTCGAGTCTTACGAGGATTGTAATAAGAGGATTACGAATTATTTGATCGTCGGTTCTCTCAATGGAAATTTGCTGCCCGCGATGAATATGCTCCTCGTACAC GCTTTCAAACCATTGGTTGAGAACCAATATCGAGGACTCGGTGTGGCCCAACAACACATTGAAGAAATTCATTCGGGCACCAAGAGCGACGAAACCCCAATGGGCCGAGCTAACGCCACGCTTTCCACAATGATCGATAACCAGGTCTAA